The genomic interval AGTATTGCGAGGAACAAGCTTGCTCATAACACCGCCTAATGTTTCAACACCCAAAGACAATGGCGTAACATCGAGTAATAAAATATCTTTAACATCACCTGCCAACACCCCAGCTTGAATTGCTGCACCAACAGCCACTACTTCATCTGGGTTTACTGCCTGGTTAGGCTCTTTACCAGTAATACGTTTTACTAAAGATTGGACGGCAGGAATACGTGTTGAACCACCAACTAAAACAACCTCGTCAATCTGGGAATTACTCAGACTAGCATCTTTTAAAGCCTGTTCTACGGGAATGCGACAGCGATCTAATAAATCAGAGCATAACTGTTCAAATTGCGATCGCGTTAGGGTCATATCTAGATGTTTTGGGCCATCTTGGGTAGCGGTAATAAAAGGTAAGTTGAGATTGGTTTGAGTCGCCCCTGATAGCTCCATTTTGGCTTTTTCGGCTGCTTCGGTTAGTCTTTGTAAAGCTTGTTTATCCTGACGCAGATCGATACCTTCGTTGCTTTTAAATTCAGCCGCTAACCAATCGACAATTTCTCGATCGAAGTCGTTACCACCAAGGTGAGTATCCCCTGCTGTGGCTTTAACTTCAAATACACCTTCTCCTACTTCTAGAATCGAAACATCAAACGTACCACCACCTAGATCGAATACTAGAATAGTTTCTTGGCTTTTTTTATCTAAGCCATAAGCTAATGCTGCTGCGGTTGGTTCGTTGATAATCCGCAGTATTTCTAAACCAGCAATTTTCCCAGCGTCTTTAGTTGCTTGTCTTTGGGAATCGTTAAAGTAGGCAGGAACAGTAACGACTGCCTGGGTTACTTTTTGCCCTAAATAACTACTAGCATCATCTGCTAGTTTACGCAGTACTTGAGCCGAAATTTCCTCGGGTGCAAACTGTTTATTTAATACGGGACACTTGATTTTAACGCTACCTTTACTATCTCTAACAACTTCATAAGAAACACTGCTGGTTTCATTCCTGACTTCATCATATCTGCGTCCAACAAAACGTTTAACAGAATAAAATGTATCCCTAGGGTTCATTACCCCCTGCCGTTTGGCAATTTGTCCGACCAACTGCTCGCCATTTTTATTGTATGCCACTACTGAAGGCGTAGTACGCTGTCCTTCGGCGTTAGCAATTACGGTGGGTTGTCCACCTTCTAATACAGCTATACAAGAGTTGGTTGTTCCTAAATCAATACCTACAACTTTTGCCATAATTTCATTTTTTTGAGTCTATGTACAGTAAGGGATTTAAACTGTTGAAAACTAATTAATTAAAATTAAGTGCAATAGAAAGGAAGCGAGTAACAAAAAATATTTTGCTCGTTACTCGCTCTCTACAATTTATCTACATTTTTTTGGCAATTACGGAGTAAAAGAATTAACTAGCTGAGACTTGCTCTGAATTAGTTTGTTGGCTATTATCCCAAGCATCTTGATTACCATATCCACCAGTTTCAGATGTGACAACAACCTTTTCGGTTGATGGTTCGCTGATAGAATTAGAACTAGTTTCCATTTGCGAATTTGAGTTTGATTGAGAAGATTCCGAGATGTTTTTACTGTCACGCGAGCCTAAGTTTACTTTGGTAACCTTATTTTCTTGCTTTTGTACTTTAGGTAATTCTAAAGTTAAAATACCGTCTTGATAATCTCCTTTGACTTGATTATTATCAATAGGAACAGGTAGGGGAATGGTACGACTAAAGCTACCATAACGGAATTCTGAACGTTTCATGCCATTTTTTTCTGACTTAGACTCAGATTTACGTTCACCAGTAATCATTACCGCATCTTTAGTCACCTGCACGTCTAAATCATTGGCGTTCATACCTGGTACTTCCACCTTGAGGTGTACTGCATCCTCTGTTTGTTCCATTTCTGCCAAAGGCATAAATGCTTGTCTCATTGAAGTCTGTTCGTTTGATGCCAAAGCTTCAAACATACGATTCATATCTCTTTGTAAAGCATCCATTTCATGAAAAGGTTGCCAACGAATTAAAGCCATAATCTTTTTCCTCCTAGATAATATTGTGTTTTGGATTGTGTTTTGTTTGATCGATGTCCTGAAACTAAAAGCACTCTCAAAAGCAGTTTGACAATTGTTCTGCGCACAGCAAAAGCCAATGAAAAAATAAAAAAGTGTCAAAGTGTCAAAATTTTTCTTTATTTGATCGAGCAGATTAGATACAGAACAAAACTAATATGCCGATACTTTACTTTGATGCTGCACAGATCTAGATTCAATAATGATCGAGCAAAAGGCATCCGAGAGCATCCGACACTAAATTCACCTAAATTAGTGCTAATTTAGTTTTGAAGACTTCAAAGAGTAGTAGCTAAAAACGCTACCTATAAAAAGCTAACTGTGTTTAGTGTCCCGATGAGTAAAAGTTATCTTTACATGAGACTAAAACCAAAGCTAATAAGCGTATATCAGATAGTTCAATGAACTCAATTATCGATTGGTTATCAAACTCATCTGGCTTATATGTAGAATTTATCAAGCAGAAATATTGATTAAATCTTTCTAAAGAGGGATAAAAGATAGTAATAATATTAATACTTTAGTTAGTTACTGATTTGGATTTTATTTGTTAAGTAAATCAACCAAAGTTGCATATTGATTTACCCTACTACCTATATGCGAAGCGGTATCCTTTAGGACTACCTACTACCTAATCTCAACCCATCAATTCAAACTTAACGATCTACTAGTTCATAGCAGGGAGAGTTTGAATTTTTGTGTTATTTCATTTTCTCCCTACTTATTCTTCACAAGTTTAAAGCTGTTCTAACTTACAATGCACCAGCATTAGCTAGACCCAAAATCATCCCTGCACCCAAAAGATGACCGAAACTAGTAGTACCTAATAAAGCAGGTAGTCCCATCCCACCAAATAAAGCGGGAGAAGGCAGTTGAGGGCCAGCATTCTTATATTTAATAGTGAATTTGCCAATAGCGATCGCCACAATATTACAGGCAATCATTACAAAAGCCACTTTAGGACTCCACGATACGGTATGAGGTGCAGTTGCAGCTAATAAAGTTAAATAAGTCATAGTATTTTTCTCCTAAATTTGGTAAATTTTGATTTTTTTCCTGAACTGATAATAAATTTATTTCTTTGGATAACAGAAGTATGAATCGATGTTGCAATATTTATTAATCTAGTTAAGTTTTATATACAAAAATATCTTTATGCAGATTCCCTTTGTCTTGTTGGTTTATCTTGAGGAAGATTCTCTATGAGATATATATGAGATATACAAGGGGCTGTGGCTCAGTTGGATAGAGCAAGTGCCTCCTGAAGCATCGGGCATGATGGGGGAAACTTCATTAATGAATGTGGTCAAATTCAGGGAAGCCTAAAGTTGTTGACAAGTTAGTTTACAACCAAGGTAATCTTGAGCCAAGCTTTATAGTTCCTGGTAAAGAAGGTGCAGAGACTGGTTGCAGGTATACAAACAGGGAACAGTGTATTTTTAAGTCTAGTTACTAGAACTGTCTGCAACATAACGGCCACCACCTAAAGGTATTTTGCCCATGGTGAAGGGATAGTCCAGAGAGTAGGGAAACCTACACTAATCTGAAGCGCTAGGTCGCCAGTTCAAATCTGGCCAGTCCCGTTATCTCATTTTCTTTAACCTCAGGCAAGATCGAAAATCAAACTAGTCCTTAAAATTTTATTGCGTAGATGTGATGTGAGTGGCAAAAAAATATACACTTCACTTACATAGGAAAAAAGTTTTTAATCGCAATAATAATAATATTTATGGCTTATTACTGGTTCAAAGCATTTCACCTGATTGGGATTGTAGTCTGGTTTG from Pleurocapsa minor HA4230-MV1 carries:
- the psaK gene encoding photosystem I reaction center subunit PsaK; this translates as MTYLTLLAATAPHTVSWSPKVAFVMIACNIVAIAIGKFTIKYKNAGPQLPSPALFGGMGLPALLGTTSFGHLLGAGMILGLANAGAL
- the dnaK gene encoding molecular chaperone DnaK; its protein translation is MAKVVGIDLGTTNSCIAVLEGGQPTVIANAEGQRTTPSVVAYNKNGEQLVGQIAKRQGVMNPRDTFYSVKRFVGRRYDEVRNETSSVSYEVVRDSKGSVKIKCPVLNKQFAPEEISAQVLRKLADDASSYLGQKVTQAVVTVPAYFNDSQRQATKDAGKIAGLEILRIINEPTAAALAYGLDKKSQETILVFDLGGGTFDVSILEVGEGVFEVKATAGDTHLGGNDFDREIVDWLAAEFKSNEGIDLRQDKQALQRLTEAAEKAKMELSGATQTNLNLPFITATQDGPKHLDMTLTRSQFEQLCSDLLDRCRIPVEQALKDASLSNSQIDEVVLVGGSTRIPAVQSLVKRITGKEPNQAVNPDEVVAVGAAIQAGVLAGDVKDILLLDVTPLSLGVETLGGVMSKLVPRNTTIPVEKSEVFSTAADGQTNVEIHVLQGEREMASDNKSLGTFRLDGIPPAPRGIPQIEVKFDIDANGILSVSAKDKASGKEQSITISGASTLDEKTVEQMVKDAETNAEADRQRREKIDLKNNADSLAYQAEKQLKDFGDKMSANDKERVEGMVKNLRQAIQHDNYDRLKSLTEELQQAMMQIGSSMYTNNDGSNNNSSSRAGTSSNSDGDEVIDADFVSQ
- a CDS encoding Hsp20/alpha crystallin family protein, producing MALIRWQPFHEMDALQRDMNRMFEALASNEQTSMRQAFMPLAEMEQTEDAVHLKVEVPGMNANDLDVQVTKDAVMITGERKSESKSEKNGMKRSEFRYGSFSRTIPLPVPIDNNQVKGDYQDGILTLELPKVQKQENKVTKVNLGSRDSKNISESSQSNSNSQMETSSNSISEPSTEKVVVTSETGGYGNQDAWDNSQQTNSEQVSAS